The genomic DNA TGAAACTGAAACAAATTGCATGTATCGGCACAGAGTCATACATTCAAATATTATTTTTATACATAACATAGTATTGCGGAAGCTCTTGAGGAGGTGAGTGACAATTGTACACAAAAATCATCAGAACAATATTGGTTGGTATTTCCGCGCTGTTCGGTTATTTTACCGGATCGATGTTTGAAGGTATACCCTCTGCTCCGATTATCGGGGCAGTGGCGGGGGCCCTGGCGGCCGTTTTTGTCATTCTTGGTATCAGCTGGGCCAAAAACAACGACGTAAAGGTTGTTATTGCCGGGTCTATCGGTATCCTGTTGGGTATACTTGCGGCGAATCTACTCTGCTTTACACTGGTTTTCAGACTGTTTGAACCGAACGTTCAAACCATCTCTTTGTACATTCTCATCAATGTGCTGTTCGTTTACCTGGGGGCGGGTATCGGCGTCAGGAAGGGGGAGGAGATTGACCTCAGGATTTTTACACAATCTCCGAAGGAACCCAGAACACAGGAAGGCCACAAGATACTCGATACGTCCGTCATCATCGACGGGAGGATAGCCGACCTGTGTGAAACCGGTTTCATCGAGGGAACGATTATCATCCCGCAGTTCGTACTCCGGGAATTGCAACACATCGCTGATTCGTCCGATTCCATAAAAAGGACGAGAGGTCGCCGCGGCCTGGATATTCTGCAGAAACTCCAGAAACAGTTGGGGCTCGACGTCCAGGTGGTGGAAATCGATTTTCCGAAAATCAGGGAGGTCGATTCAAAGCTGATCGCCCTCGCTCAGAAAAACGGCGGCAAGATAATCACCAACGATTACAACCTGAACAAGGTGGCGGAGCTGCAGGGTGTTGAGGTGCTCAACATCAACCAGCTCGCCAACGCCCTGAAGCCGGTGGTTCTTCCCGGCGAGGTGATGAATGTCCGCGTGCTGAAGGAAGGCAAGGAGGAAGGCCAGGGTGTGGCGTATCTCGACGACGGGACAATGGTCGTGGTTGATAACGCCCGGCAGTACTTGGGGAAAAACATCGATGTATCGGTAACTTCCGTCCTGCAGACGACCGCGGGAAGAATGATCTTCACCGTTCTCAAAGGTGAAGGCGTGGAAAAATACTCCGAAAACACAAGCCATTAAGGCGAAACCAACCGGGGCCCAAAGCTTTTTGCTTCGGGCCCTTTTTTTATATGGACCGATATGATTGTCACCGGCATTGGATATGACGTCCACCGCCTGGTTCGGGGACGAAAACTGATTCTGGGAGGCGTAACCGTGCCTTATCCCAAGGGCCTTCTGGGCCATTCCGACGCGGACGTGCTGGCCCACGCCGTCACGGACGCCCTCCTGGGCGCCGGCGGCATGGGGGACATCGGACGTCTTTTCCCCGATTCCGACCCCGCCTATAAAGACGCGGACAGCCTGAAGCTCCTTGCCTCGGCGTGGCGAAAGGTCGCGGACAGAGGTTTCATGATCACCCACATCGACGCCGTCATCATCGCCCAGCGCCCGAAGCTCTTCGAATACATCCCGCACATGGAGGAAAACATCGCCCGGGCTTTGGATGTCGCCGTCGATGCCGTAAACGTCAAAGCGACCACCACGGAAAAACTCGGGTTTGAAGGGAAGGGAAAGGGGATCGCCTCGTGGGCGGTGGCGACGCTGACGGGGGGCGACCGATGAGCGTTCGGGTTCGCTTCGCCCCAAGCCCCACCGGCTCAATGCATCTGGGAAACGCCCGCACGGCGGTTCTCAACGCCTTGTATGCCCGGGCGCATAATGGACGCTTCATCCTGAGAATCGAGGATACCGACACAGAGCGTTTCGTCCCCGACTCCGAAAGCCGCATCGTAGATGATCTCGACTGGCTGGGGATCATCGTTGATGAGGGTCCGGACATCGGAGGGGACTTCGGGCCGTATCGCCAGAGCGAGCGGCACGCGCTGTATCGGGAATACGCCGAGGGATTCCTCAAATCGGGGATCGCCTATCGGTGTTTTTGCACCGACGAGGAGCTCGCCGCAGGACGAAAGGAGGCGTTGGATGCGGGCCTCCCGCCCCGATATCCCGGGACCTGCCGGGGGCTCTCGCCGGAAGAGTCCGAGGCCAAAGCCCACCTCCCCCATACGCTCAGGTTTCGGGTCTGTGGGGATGATATCGTCATCAACGATCTCATCCACGGAGAGATCGTCTTTCGAACCGACACCCTTGGGGACTTTATCATCATCAGGCAGGATAAATCCGCGGTCTACAATTTCTCCGCCGCCGTCGACGACCATCTCATGAAGATCACCCATATCATCAGGGGGGAGGATCACCTTCCAAACACACCCCGACAGGTGCTTATCTACCGCGCCCTCGGCGCGGATATTCCCTCATTCGCCCACCATCCGCTGCTTCTCTCCCCGACGGGGGAGAAGCTCGCCAAGCGGGAGGGGACGATGCGGATAGGCGATCTTCGAAACAGGGGTGTGACGCCCGAGGCGGTCTGTACCTATCTTGCGGCCATTGGCTCCTCGAATCTCACAGGTATGGATCCCGCATCCCTCTCGGAGCTTGCCGGGGCTTTCTCATTCGAGGGTCTCGGGAAAAGCGGTGTGAAGATCGATGAGGACCGCATTATGTCGCTGACCGCCCGACATATCCACTCGATGTCTCCTGAAGATCTGGCCGGTCGCATTGCACCGTTTCTGGTGGAATCGGGCGGCGCGTCACCCGATACGCTTTCGCGTTTCGCCGCCGTCATTCGGGACAACCTCACGACCCTGAAGGACGCAAAAGGTTATGAGCCGATATTCTTTCGTGAGTTTCCGGAGATCACCGATGATGCGAGGAAGCTGCTCGGTGATACCGAGGCGCGCTCCGTCATCGAACGGGTCGCTCGTGAGCTTTCGGAGAGATCGGGGGACGACAACACAGCCCTAGGGGACGTTCTGAAGGCCGCAGGCGCGGATCTGGGAGTAAAGGGGAAACGCCTCTACGGACCGGTTCGTGCGGCCCTCACCGGGATGGTCTCCGGCCCGGAACTGGATAGAATCGCCGAATTCATCGGAGATGACCTCGTTCGCCGGCGGCTGGAGCGGGCGCTGGCCCTCACGAACCCGTAAGCATCCAACCTATTTTCAAGAAAACGTTATCATTGACGAGACCGAATCCGGCTATTCGTCTTCCTCTTCGTCGTCGAAGAGAGAGAGGCTTCCCGTTTGTTTTCCCGGTGTGCCCTTTCGGGAACGGCTCGATCCCTCGTCCTGGTGTCCGAAAAAGCGATCGCCCGTAAAAATATACCGCTGGTAGACGTTGGAGAATTTCGACCAGTTGCCCTCCACCTCACTGGATCGCTCCGTCTCCCCCAGAAATCCCCACACTGTCGCGTCCATATGGTCAAGGTGATGCAGCATCACCGCCTCGGGTATTACGGGCACCACCGGCGAGCCGTACTGCAGCTCCCCGTGATGGGAGAGTATCAAATGAAGGATGAGATCACCGGTCTCCTTTGGGAAGTTCCCGACGGAGTCGATTTTTTCACTCACCATCCGGGCGCCGATCACCAAATGCCCCATGAACCGCCCCCGATCGGTGTAGTCGAACACCCGATTATATTCAAGCTCCTCAACCTTCCCGATATCGTGGAGAAAGGCCCCCGCGATCAACAGGTCCCTGTTCACGTGGGGATAAAAATCAGCCACGGCAACCGCCATGTTCACCAGGAGCGCGGTGTGTTCGATCAGCCCGCCGAGATAGGCCTGGTGCAGCTTCTTCGCAGCCGGCGCCCGCTTGAACCGTTCCATGAATTTTTTGTCTTTGAAAAACGCGTCCAGGAGTTTCTTGATATATGGATCTATGACGGTATCTGCGGTTTTTTTCAGCTCCCGGGCGACCTTCTCGGGATCGATATCCGCCGACGGGAGAAAGTCGGAAATATCGACGGTGGACGTATCGGCCTTGATGATATCGTCCAGAATAAGCTGCATGGTCTCCTTGTACAGATCGGCCCGCCCGACCGCCCTGACGAAATCGTTCTTTTGAAACGACGCGTATATCCTCTGTACGCATCCCGGATCGTCGCGTTTTTCCCACAGCTTGGCCCCCACCTTCCCGGTGCGATCGATGAGGTTTACATTGAGATACGGCCGGCCGTCGCGGGTGGTGGCGATGGCCTTCTCCCGCACCAGGA from Candidatus Zymogenaceae bacterium includes the following:
- a CDS encoding TRAM domain-containing protein codes for the protein MFEGIPSAPIIGAVAGALAAVFVILGISWAKNNDVKVVIAGSIGILLGILAANLLCFTLVFRLFEPNVQTISLYILINVLFVYLGAGIGVRKGEEIDLRIFTQSPKEPRTQEGHKILDTSVIIDGRIADLCETGFIEGTIIIPQFVLRELQHIADSSDSIKRTRGRRGLDILQKLQKQLGLDVQVVEIDFPKIREVDSKLIALAQKNGGKIITNDYNLNKVAELQGVEVLNINQLANALKPVVLPGEVMNVRVLKEGKEEGQGVAYLDDGTMVVVDNARQYLGKNIDVSVTSVLQTTAGRMIFTVLKGEGVEKYSENTSH
- a CDS encoding 2-C-methyl-D-erythritol 2,4-cyclodiphosphate synthase → MIVTGIGYDVHRLVRGRKLILGGVTVPYPKGLLGHSDADVLAHAVTDALLGAGGMGDIGRLFPDSDPAYKDADSLKLLASAWRKVADRGFMITHIDAVIIAQRPKLFEYIPHMEENIARALDVAVDAVNVKATTTEKLGFEGKGKGIASWAVATLTGGDR
- a CDS encoding glutamate--tRNA ligase, producing the protein MSVRVRFAPSPTGSMHLGNARTAVLNALYARAHNGRFILRIEDTDTERFVPDSESRIVDDLDWLGIIVDEGPDIGGDFGPYRQSERHALYREYAEGFLKSGIAYRCFCTDEELAAGRKEALDAGLPPRYPGTCRGLSPEESEAKAHLPHTLRFRVCGDDIVINDLIHGEIVFRTDTLGDFIIIRQDKSAVYNFSAAVDDHLMKITHIIRGEDHLPNTPRQVLIYRALGADIPSFAHHPLLLSPTGEKLAKREGTMRIGDLRNRGVTPEAVCTYLAAIGSSNLTGMDPASLSELAGAFSFEGLGKSGVKIDEDRIMSLTARHIHSMSPEDLAGRIAPFLVESGGASPDTLSRFAAVIRDNLTTLKDAKGYEPIFFREFPEITDDARKLLGDTEARSVIERVARELSERSGDDNTALGDVLKAAGADLGVKGKRLYGPVRAALTGMVSGPELDRIAEFIGDDLVRRRLERALALTNP
- a CDS encoding HD domain-containing protein, translated to MTKTFVSDLTSGQPVDGIFLVREKAIATTRDGRPYLNVNLIDRTGKVGAKLWEKRDDPGCVQRIYASFQKNDFVRAVGRADLYKETMQLILDDIIKADTSTVDISDFLPSADIDPEKVARELKKTADTVIDPYIKKLLDAFFKDKKFMERFKRAPAAKKLHQAYLGGLIEHTALLVNMAVAVADFYPHVNRDLLIAGAFLHDIGKVEELEYNRVFDYTDRGRFMGHLVIGARMVSEKIDSVGNFPKETGDLILHLILSHHGELQYGSPVVPVIPEAVMLHHLDHMDATVWGFLGETERSSEVEGNWSKFSNVYQRYIFTGDRFFGHQDEGSSRSRKGTPGKQTGSLSLFDDEEEDE